A stretch of the Uranotaenia lowii strain MFRU-FL chromosome 3, ASM2978415v1, whole genome shotgun sequence genome encodes the following:
- the LOC129752721 gene encoding uncharacterized protein LOC129752721 has protein sequence MATIEKYQSLVGSLLYVAVCTRPDLAITASILGRKVCKPTERDWTEAKRALRYLKGTAGLKLRMGRKNHLEGYADWAGDRADRKSNSGFLFKLGGGTISWTARKQECVTS, from the coding sequence ATGGCCACCATCGAGAAATACCAGAGTCTCGTGGGAAGTTTACTCTACGTCGCCGTATGCACACGGCCCGATCTGGCAATCACGGCGTCCATCCTCGGGCGTAAGGTCTGCAAACCAACGGAACGTGACTGGACAGAAGCAAAGAGAGCCTTGCGGTATTTGAAGGGTACTGCTGGACTGAAGCTGCGAATGGGAAGAAAAAATCATCTCGAAGGTTACGCTGACTGGGCGGGCGATCGTGCAGACAGGAAGTCGAATTCCGGATTTCTGTTCAAGCTTGGCGGTGGAACGATCAGTTGGACAGCACGAAAGCAGGAGTGTGTGACATCATGA